The proteins below come from a single Aegilops tauschii subsp. strangulata cultivar AL8/78 chromosome 6, Aet v6.0, whole genome shotgun sequence genomic window:
- the LOC109761496 gene encoding protein FAR1-RELATED SEQUENCE 5-like, which yields MAPPPKNMPVRHPREEEEVSPLEPPNIEAYVLPRLEMRFETFEEAKNFYNVYAKHAGFAVTEGPKFKTRAYLYCTCYEVYESKVSEANRQQNKNTPRTNCGAKMRLKKEKDGTFVVKEIVWEHNHRLQLTPQMLIFLHSHKNFDKTILEYVKYLQFKGIEHAQIMSILGGDDPSSYFLEMNAKDLINLKAKNSRMDDVDDVLKTVNFFREMKAINREFFCDMQLDESDRVKNILWANTTFFGFALIRDEDADSFKWLFKTFLRCMRGKAPTCILTDAFKNTIHKLCRSHIMKKYREHLAYLYYLHKDFKDEFTSILNWPPHAN from the exons ATGGCGCCGCCTCCCAAGAACATGCCAGTACGCCACccacgagaggaagaagaagtcaGTCCACTGGAG CCACCTAACATTGAAGCTTACGTTCTACCAAGGCTAGAGATGCGCTTTGAAACTTTCGAAGAAGCAAAGAACTTCTACAATGTCTATGCGAAGCACGCGGGTTTTGCTGTCACGGAAGGCCCCAAGTTTAAGACCAGAGCCTACCTTTATTGCACGTGCTATGAAGTCTATGAATCGAAGGTGTCTGAAGCAAATAGACAGCAGAACAAGAATACACCCAGGACTAACTGCGGGGCTAAAATGAGGCTGAAGAAGGAAAAGGATGGAACATTTGTCGTGAAAGAGATAGTCTGGGAACACAACCACAGGCTACAGCTCACTCCGCAAATGCTTATCTTCTTGCACTCCCACAAAAACTTTGACAAAACAATCTTGGAGTACGTCAAGTACCTGCAGTTCAAAGGCATTGAACACGCGCAAATCATGAGCATACTGGGCGGTGATGACCCTAGTAGCTACTTCCTCGAAATGAATGCCAAAGACCTGATTAACCT GAAAGCAAAGAATTCAAGGATGGATGATGTGGACGATGTCCTAAAGACTGTCAACTTCTTTAGGGAGATGAAAGCTATAAACAGGGAATTCTTCTGTGACATGCAACTCGATGAGTCCGACAGAGTTAAGAACATATTGTGGGCGAAC ACTACATTCTTTGGTTTCGCCCTGATAAGAGATGAGGATGCAGATTCATTCAAATGGCTGTTCAAGACATTTTTAAGGTGCATGAGAGGGAAGGCTCCTACATGCATCCTCACAG ATGCTTTCAAGAACACAATACACAAGTTGTGCCGCTCGCACATTATGAAGAAGTACAGGGAACACCTCGCATACCTGTACTACCTGCACAAAGACTTTAAGGATGAATTCACATCAATCCTCAACTGGCCCCCTCATGCCAACTGA